The segment CTTCATGAGCAACTTCAAGTAATGTTGCATGCGAATGAATATTACGCGTATTTAATGCAGCGATTTCTTGTACTTTGTTTAAATAGCGAAAGCCTGCTCGTTTACCTTGTAATTCAGCGGCTTTAATTGCGATAGATGGTAATGCTGGATGTGTAATATCCAATTCTGCTCCTGAAACACACCCTTTAATACGGTTACTAATACTATTTAATGATGTAAGCTCCGTACTGAGAATATATCGACATGTAAAGTAATGTTCATACTCGACCTGTAATTTGCGTAATGTACCTTGCATTGCTAAGGCTTCTGGGCAAAGTGGGTCGATAAAAATATATAACTCTATTGGCTTATTACATGTAGAAGGTGCGATTGATTGTTGTAACAGTTGGACATTATTCACTCAAATCCCTCCTCATCATTCGGAGCGTTGACCATATGGTGAGCAGTTAATGCAAGGCGTTTGAAATAGACTTCGCGGAATTTACCGTCTAAGCCAACTTCATCCATTGCCTCAGCCATACATTCAAGCCATGCCTGTGCACGATCAGGTGTAATTTTAAAATGCATATGTCTAGCGCGCATCATTGGGTGACCATGTTCTTCTGTAAACAGATTAGGGCCTCCAAGATACTGCGTTTGAAATTGTATTTGTTTACGAATTGTTTCAGTTAAATCTTCCGGAAAAATCGGAATAAGTAAAGGGTGCTTCGCCACTCGAGAGTAGAATGCGTTTAATAGTTCAGATAGCTTTTCAGCACCGAGTTCCTCGTAAGGAATCGTATAGTTTCGATTCATTAGTTTTACCCCTTTATGTCGTACTTCGACCATTGATCGAACAAACCATCCTTATGTAAAGGAAAATTCAATTACGCCTTGGCGTAATTGCGTCCAGATTTTTTTCGAGCTTGCTCGAAAAGCTCCCCTAAAAATCTGTGACATCCGCCGGAGGCTTTAATTTGCTACGGCAAATTAAATTTAGGCTATACAATTATTCTAGCAACGTATTTCTGTTTTCTCAAATAAAGTGCCCTAATAAAATTTAAAGTTCGTTCTTTTAAGCTTTGAAATAGCCTAATACCTTTGTTACATAATTTTGTGTTTCTTTAAATGGCGGGATTCCACCGTACTTTTTAACGTTCCCAGGTCCAGCATTATAGGCTGCAAGTGCTGTAGAAATGTCATTGTCAAATTGATCGAGCATTTGACGTAAATATTTTGCGCCGCCCATAATATTTTGTGTAGGGTTTTGACGATCTGTTACGCCCAAATATTTTGCAGTCGTTGGCATGAGTTGCATTAAACCAGACGCGCCAGCAGAACTCATGACATTCGGATTGAAATTCGATTCTTGTTTAATGACAGCCGCAATTAACTTTTCTGGTAAATTATACGTTTCGGCAGCTTGAGTAATGACATCGCGATATTTTTCAGCATTTGCAAGCACATCTG is part of the Solibacillus sp. FSL K6-1523 genome and harbors:
- a CDS encoding globin domain-containing protein; the encoded protein is MNRNYTIPYEELGAEKLSELLNAFYSRVAKHPLLIPIFPEDLTETIRKQIQFQTQYLGGPNLFTEEHGHPMMRARHMHFKITPDRAQAWLECMAEAMDEVGLDGKFREVYFKRLALTAHHMVNAPNDEEGFE
- a CDS encoding lytic transglycosylase domain-containing protein, producing the protein MKTLLELQSMQNLTTQNDTNSNALSSGSSLFSELIEDLLRKQSTNTSNLFNELGTINSSQDLLSTLQSNGTTTGGVSTNPYLATFLLNSSGTFSNNPNIGNSDVLSPLAPYTTDYTGQQAYADVLANAEKYRDVITQAAETYNLPEKLIAAVIKQESNFNPNVMSSAGASGLMQLMPTTAKYLGVTDRQNPTQNIMGGAKYLRQMLDQFDNDISTALAAYNAGPGNVKKYGGIPPFKETQNYVTKVLGYFKA